Proteins co-encoded in one Leucobacter exalbidus genomic window:
- a CDS encoding ABC transporter permease codes for MPEPQNQSRAQRPPIEHFVAPIDETPVLAVDAVQIKAQKSNLWLDAWRDMRGRPMFWISVAIIVLVALVSLLPGIFTQVDPRACVLSNSNGAPGAGHPLGFNKQGCDVYSRIIHGTPTSVSVGLIVIAITFVFGTLMGALAGFFGGAVDTVLSRLGDIFFSIPYILAAVVVMSVLSNHRNPFVIALAIGGFSWPITARIVRSEILRVKNADFVMAAEALGLSRMNTLARHVLPNALAPAIVVTTLSLASAIVAEATLSFLGVGLPPGQFISWGNDISQAQLSLRTDPMPLIYPSLALTVTVLGFILLGESVRDGLDPKARARR; via the coding sequence ATGCCTGAGCCACAGAATCAATCACGCGCCCAGCGCCCGCCCATCGAACACTTCGTCGCTCCGATCGACGAGACTCCCGTGCTCGCCGTCGACGCCGTGCAGATCAAGGCCCAGAAGTCGAACCTGTGGCTCGACGCCTGGCGCGATATGCGCGGTCGGCCGATGTTCTGGATCTCGGTGGCGATCATCGTGCTGGTGGCCCTCGTGTCACTGCTGCCCGGTATTTTCACTCAGGTCGATCCGCGCGCCTGTGTACTGTCGAATTCCAACGGTGCGCCCGGCGCGGGCCACCCCTTGGGCTTCAACAAGCAGGGCTGCGACGTCTACTCGCGCATCATCCACGGCACCCCCACTTCGGTGTCGGTGGGTCTCATCGTGATCGCGATCACCTTCGTGTTTGGCACGTTGATGGGTGCACTCGCCGGATTCTTCGGCGGCGCCGTTGACACGGTGCTGTCACGCCTCGGCGATATCTTCTTCTCGATTCCCTACATCCTCGCGGCCGTTGTCGTGATGAGCGTGCTGTCGAACCACCGCAACCCCTTCGTGATCGCGCTTGCGATCGGTGGCTTCTCGTGGCCGATCACCGCGCGCATTGTGCGCAGTGAGATCTTGCGCGTGAAGAACGCCGACTTCGTGATGGCGGCGGAGGCCCTCGGGCTGTCGCGCATGAACACGCTCGCCCGCCACGTGCTGCCGAACGCACTCGCGCCGGCCATCGTGGTGACGACCCTGTCGCTGGCCTCAGCGATTGTGGCCGAGGCGACGCTGTCATTCCTGGGCGTCGGTCTGCCTCCCGGGCAGTTCATCAGCTGGGGTAACGACATCAGTCAGGCTCAGCTGTCGCTGCGCACCGACCCGATGCCCCTCATTTACCCCTCGCTGGCACTCACCGTCACCGTGCTGGGATTCATCCTGCTGGGTGAATCTGTGCGCGATGGACTCGATCCGAAGGCGAGGGCCCGCCGATGA
- a CDS encoding ABC transporter permease, with protein sequence MLRYILLRLLQVIPVLLGTTFLIYFMVFAMPGDPIAAMFGDKQPSPAVLEAVRKQYNLDQPFIVQYLLYLKGIFIGDFGTSFSGEPVSQILARTFPVTIKLAAMAIVIELALAIVVGLFSGLRKGKAFDNINLIIGLLFLSVPIFVVAFIAQYGLGLKLGWFSPTVSSGAPLKDLLLPAIVLGVSLYATSMRLTRSSVIDTLNQDFVRTAYAKGLSRNRVVPVHVLRNSLIPTITNTATDFGTLMVGATVTEGIFNVPGVGNVLFQAILKGENSTVVSFVTVMVLIYLGVNLLVDLLYAVLDPRIRYA encoded by the coding sequence CTTCAGGTGATCCCAGTTCTGCTGGGCACCACATTCTTGATTTACTTCATGGTGTTCGCCATGCCGGGCGACCCCATTGCGGCCATGTTTGGTGACAAGCAGCCCAGCCCGGCCGTGCTCGAGGCCGTACGTAAGCAGTACAACCTCGATCAGCCGTTCATCGTGCAGTACCTGCTCTACCTCAAGGGCATCTTCATCGGTGACTTCGGTACGAGCTTCTCGGGCGAACCCGTCTCGCAGATCCTCGCGCGCACGTTCCCCGTGACGATCAAGCTCGCCGCCATGGCAATCGTGATCGAGCTCGCCCTCGCTATCGTCGTGGGCCTGTTCTCGGGCCTGCGCAAGGGCAAGGCCTTCGATAACATCAACCTGATCATCGGCCTGCTCTTCTTGAGCGTGCCGATCTTCGTGGTCGCCTTCATCGCGCAGTACGGCTTGGGCCTGAAGCTTGGATGGTTCAGCCCGACCGTGAGCTCGGGTGCTCCGCTTAAGGATCTGCTGCTGCCCGCCATTGTGCTGGGCGTCAGCTTGTACGCCACGAGCATGCGCCTCACGCGCAGCTCGGTGATCGACACCCTGAACCAAGATTTCGTGCGCACCGCATACGCGAAGGGGCTCAGCCGCAACCGCGTCGTGCCCGTTCATGTGCTGCGTAACTCACTCATTCCCACGATCACGAACACGGCCACCGACTTCGGCACGCTGATGGTCGGCGCCACCGTGACCGAGGGTATTTTCAACGTGCCCGGCGTCGGTAACGTGCTCTTCCAAGCCATCTTGAAGGGTGAGAACTCGACGGTCGTTTCGTTCGTCACCGTGATGGTGCTTATCTACCTGGGCGTCAACCTGCTGGTCGACCTGTTGTACGCCGTGCTTGATCCGAGGATCCGTTATGCCTGA